The Plasmodium yoelii strain 17X genome assembly, chromosome: 1 genome contains a region encoding:
- a CDS encoding PIR protein — MDHFLCIRFSTLRTYYPDELDKSKTTNFYALGTIKDYCSNGDSGNIQECKTELDKINAACLWLFNQIISNKVNSLNKEQLKIIIIYIMIWLSYKLKISDVGITTLKDFYTKYIKNHTDSTNCKKSGINCSDTLKNKTGYKNFKEFIEKNEYFINMDMNIMSNFYDPFKLLCSMHTEFDANNPDCKNYIEKAQEFVKKYEKLNGDSNNTEGSLYSQILSTLSNDYDNYKKECNGVNCMDIPSLPEIPKKNYEQRSEVTSSSSSIANKLIIVLSIFGAISIFLGISYKYSLFGFRKRSQKHLREKLKK, encoded by the exons ATGGATCATTTCCTG tgtatAAGGTTTAGTACATTAAGGACATATTATCCCGATGAATTAGACAAATCTAAAACAACCAATTTTTATGCTTTAGGGACTATTAAGGATTACTGCTCTAATGGAGATTCAGGAAACATACAAGAATGTAAGACTGAGctcgataaaataaatgctgCATGCCTATGGTTATTTAATCAAATTATTTCTAATAAGGTTAATAGTTTAAATAAAGAACAgcttaaaattattattatatacattatgatatggttaagttataaactaaAAATATCAGATGTAGGTATCACCACATTAAAAGATTTTTAtactaaatatataaaaaatcataCGGATTCTACTAACTGTAAAAAAAGTGGTATAAATTGTAGTgatacattaaaaaataaaacggGCTATAAGAATTTTAAGGAGTTCATAGAAAAAAACGaatatttcataaatatGGATATGAACATTAtgtctaatttttatgatccatttaaattattatgtagcATGCATACTGAATTTGATGCAAACAATCCAGAttgcaaaaattatatagaaaaagctcaagaatttgttaaaaaatatgaaaaacttaATGGAGATTCTAATAATACTGAGGGTAGTTTATATAGCCAAatattgtctacattatcaaatgattatgataattataaaaaggaATGTAATGGTGTTAATTGTATGGATATTCCATCCCTTCCTGAaataccaaaaaaaaattatgaacaaagATCTGAAgttacatcatcaagttcgtcgatagcaaacaaattaattatagttttatcgatatttggtgcaatatcaatttttttgggaatttcttataag tattcgttatttggatttcggaaacgatctcaaaaacatttaagagaaaagctaaaaaaataa
- a CDS encoding fam-a protein, translated as MNKLCIQIVLFLLSISVCVNTKPLATEPAPKKNTKLKSKKNTEPKSKKNIEPKPEKLCPTPEEIYEKNKHLLCNNPEEIKNAEKLMNDALEGLKYHATNKYGYIFYGAYSHYNMLSYKKLYHDFTCIEKVEYTINDPNKYNKIINKLWDPDSKNFLYKGSVKRKITRVYTPNLVIIQQRYKNRRLERQKYFYALAAKFEISEDKTIIVMTSANINDHNSKNKKPFENTIIKSANLFKTNIDSEDDIRKGKLKKTIVNIAGYIIKKKDKYLDITYVESIDRYVPNWLNRIIIEASKCCSPHK; from the exons atgaataaactttgtattcaaattgttttatttcttttaagcATCTCCGTATGCGTGAATACTAAACCCCTTGCAACTGAACCTgctccaaaaaaaaatacaaaactcaaatcaaaaaaaaatacagaacccaaatcaaaaaaaaatatagaaccCAAACCAGAAAAACTTTGTCCTAC TCCagaagaaatatatgaaaaaaacaagcACTTATTATGTAACAATCCcgaagaaattaaaaatgcaGAAAAACTTATGAACGATGCTTTAGAAGGTTTAAAATATCATgctacaaataaatatggtTATATTTTCTATGGAGCATATAGTCATTATAACATGTTgtcttataaaaaattatatcacGATTTTACATGTATTGAAAAAGTTGAATATACAATTAATGATCCAAATAAG tataataaaataataaacaagttATGGGATCCAGATagtaaaaattttttatataaaggCTCGGTTAAAA GAAAAATTACCCGTGTGTACACTCCAAATTTAGTAATTATACAACAACGTTACAAAAATCGTCGTTTGGAGCGtcagaaatatttttatgctttaGCTGCAAAATTTGAA ataTCAGAAGACAAAACTATAATTGTCATGACTTCggcaaatataaatgatcacAACAGTAAAAATAAGAAACCCTTTGAAAacacaataataaaaagcgCAAATTTATTCAAAACTAACATTGATTCTGAAGATGATATtagaaaaggaaaattaaaaaaaacaattgtTAACATAGCTGGATacatcattaaaaaaaaagacaaatatCTTGATATCACCTATGTCGAATCT atTGATCGCTATGTTCCCAATTGGCTAAACCGCATTATTATAGAAGCTTCAAAATGTTGTTCCCCtcataaataa